The Streptomyces taklimakanensis nucleotide sequence CCCCGCTTCTCCTCCTCGCTCCCGCCGTCGCCCAGGTCTGGCGGGTGGATTTCCAGCACGTCGATCTCGAACCGCGCCAGGATGCCCCGGTCGATGGCCTCGGTGAGGGTGAAGGCGAACACGTGCGGCCCGTAGAGGCGTTCGTCGTCCATGCTCGCCACCAGCCGCCCGGAGGCCACCGCAGTGGCCTCCGGGGCGTCTTCTGTGGCCTTCTGAGCCCTGTTCCCGCCCTCTGCGGCCTCTTCCTCATCTTTTTCCTCTCCTGGGCGTCCGGCAGGTTCCCAGATGCGGGGTGTGGCGGTCAGGTACAGCCGCCGCGCGGCCGGGATGCGGGTGTTGTCGTGGATCGCCGCCCAGGGTTTGGCCAGGTCCCCACTGGTGCGGTGGGCTTCGTCGACCACGGCGAGCCCGAACGGGGCCAGGCGCTGCCCGTAGGCGCCTTGGAAGGCCGTCTCCAGCGGTCCCGGTGCCTGGACCGGCTCCCCGTCCGGGTCGGCCGGATCGATGTCCTGACGTGGGGCGAGGGAGGCGTAGGTGGCGAACATGGTCACCGGCCCGCTCCCGGCCCACAGCGCCAGCCGGATCGGGTTGGTGGTGCACCGCACCCCCAGCGCCGCCAGAGCGGTGTCTCCTTCCAGGGAGCACACCGCGACTGCCGGGCCGGTGTGGCCGGCCATCCGCCACGCCTGGACCGTCTGCGTCAGCAGATCCAAAGTCGGCACCATGACCAGTACCCGCCCCCGTGGCTCCAGCCTTCGGGCGGCCTCGGCCGCGATCAGGGTCTTGCCCGCTCCGGTGGCGGCCACCGCGGTGGCCCGCAGCCCTTCCGCCGGCACCTCGCGTCCTGCGCGGTATTCCAGCGCGTGGACGATCGCGTCCACCGCTTCGGCCTGGTGCGGCCGGAGCCTGATACCACTCACTTATGTCTCTTTCTGCCAGTGCCGATCATGCTTGCTTCCTCGCATTTCAGGGAGGGCAGGGTCAGCGGTTGAGCAGTGATTCCGCGACGACGAGGGAGGAGGGGGCGAGGGTGGCTTTCCCGTCGGCGATGTCCCACAGCGAGTTCTGCAGCAGCCGTCCCAGGGTCCAGCCGGTAGCGCGGGCGCGGTCCAGGCCGAGAGCGTCGGTGAGCAGGTCGAAGCGGCGCCGCACCACGTGTAGCGGATTGCCCTGGGCGACGACGTCGTCCCATCGGCTGTCCAGGGCGGGCCACAGGTCGAAGCCGGGGTCTCCGGCCAGTGGTTCGGGGTCGATGGCCAGCCACGGTTCACGCTGCGCGGCCAGGACGTTGCCGTAGTGCAGATCCCAGTGCAGCATCCGGTCGCCTGGTTCGCCGGCCAGCTCGGCCACCGCTGACGCCCAGCCGCGCAAGATCTGCCGGTGATCCGGCTCGGCCAAGGCCGCGACCGCTTGCGGGACCTGTTGCAGCATGTCGGTGGCGATCTCACCCAAGCTCCGCAGCCCCTGCGGCGCAGGGAAGCAAACCAGCCGTGCCTGCAGCTCGGCGAGGATCCCCATCGCGACATCATCGTCCTCAACGGAGGCCAGCGTGCGGGCGCTGTCCAGCCGCTCCAGCAGCATAGTGCTGC carries:
- a CDS encoding aminoglycoside phosphotransferase family protein gives rise to the protein MGALRPFEIPESLAASYIREFGGKGRSWIASLPALAAELLGRWELRRDGEARAGEASLVLPVLRRDGTRAVLKFQMPRKETAAALIGLRVWGGEGVVRLLDHDPVSSTMLLERLDSARTLASVEDDDVAMGILAELQARLVCFPAPQGLRSLGEIATDMLQQVPQAVAALAEPDHRQILRGWASAVAELAGEPGDRMLHWDLHYGNVLAAQREPWLAIDPEPLAGDPGFDLWPALDSRWDDVVAQGNPLHVVRRRFDLLTDALGLDRARATGWTLGRLLQNSLWDIADGKATLAPSSLVVAESLLNR